In Alphaproteobacteria bacterium, the sequence TAACGGCGATCGAGCGCGACGCAAGCGGGCGCGCCATCGCCGTGCAAACCGCGCGCGGACGCATCGGCGCGGCCAAAATCGGTCTCGCGGTCGCGGGCAATTCCTCGCGCGTCGCGGCGCTGGCGGGTTTGCGCCTGCCTATCGAAAGCCATGTGTTGCAGGCTTTCGTGTCGGAAGGGGTGAAGCCGCTGATCGATGGCGTCATCACCTTCGGCGCCGGCCATTTCTATGTCAGCCAATCCGACAAGGGTGGGCTGGTCTTCGGCGGCGATATCGACGGCTATAATTCCTATGCCCAGCGCGGCAATCTGCCGGTGGTCGAGGATGTGTGCGAAGGCGGCATGGCGATTTTGCCGATGATCGGCCGCCTGCGTTTGCTGCGATCCTGGGGCGGCATCATGGATATGTCGATGGACGGTTCGCCGATCATCGACCGAACGCCGATCGATGGGCTCTATCTCAATGCCGGCTGGTGCTATGGCGGATTCAAGGCCACACCCGCTTCCGGCCTGTGTTTCGCGCATTTGATCGCGCGCGATACGCCGCATCCGGTTGCGAGCGCCTATCGCCTCGACCGTTTCGCGACCGGGGCGGTGATCGACGAAAAGGGCCAAGGCGCCCAGCCCAATCTTCATTGAGGCGCTATGCGTATTCCTTGCCCCTACTGCGGCGAACGCGACGCGCGGGAGTTCTCCTATCTCGGCGATGCGAGTGTTGCGCGCCCGGCGACGGATGACGCGGCCGCGTACCACGAATACGTCAATCTGCGCGCCAATCCGGCGGGCCCGCATCGCGAGTTTTGGTATCACGCGTCGGGCTGCCGGTCCTGGCTGGTCGTGACGCGCGATACGCGCACACACCGCATCGAAGGCGCGGAGCTTGTGCGATGATGCGAAGGCTCGACCAAGGCGGCGTGATCGACCGCGCCGACGCGCGGCGCTTCACCTTCGACGGGCGAAGCTACGCAGGCGTGGCGGGCGATACGCTCGCCTCGGCGCTGCTGGCCAACGGCGTCAAGCTGGTCGGGCGATCGTTCAAATATCACCGGCCGCGCGGCGTGTTCACTGCCGGGCCGGAAGAACCCAACGCGCTGGTCGAATTGCGCAGCGGCGCGCGGCGCGAGCCCAACACCAAAACCACGACGGTCGAGCTTTACGACGGGCTGGACGCCGCGAGTCAGAATCGCTGGCCGAGCCTCGACTGGGACATTCGTGCGGCGCATCGCTATCTGTCGCCGCTGCTGTCGGCCGGGTTCTACTACAAGACCTTCATGTGGCCGGCTTCGTTCTGGGAAAAGCTCTACGAGCCCTTGATTCGCCGCGCTGCCGGTCTGGGCCGCGCCAGCGGCGAAGCCGATCCCGACACATACGAAGCATCGGCCGCTTTCGCCGATGTGCTGGTGATCGGGGCGGGGCCCGCCGGGATATCCGCCGCACTTGCCGCCGCGCGCGCCGGGGCGCGGGTCATTCTCTGCGACGACGATTTCCGCCTTGGAGGACGCTTGCTGTCCGAGAAGCACGTTGTCAACGAACGCGACGCGCTCGATTGGGCAAACGATGCGATCGACGAGCTTCAAGCGATGCCGGAGGTGCGGATCTTCCGCCGCACGCAAGTGTTCGGCGCCTATGACGGCGGCGAATTCGGCGCGCTGGAGCGTGTCGCCGATCATCTGCCGGTACCGCCCCTGCACACGCCGCGGCAGCGCTATTGGCGTTTCATCGTGAAACGGGCGGTTATCGCGACCGGCGCCATCGAGCGCCCCATCGCCTTCGCCGACAACGACCGGCCGGGGATCATGCTAGCCTCCGCCGCGCGCAGCTACGTCAACCGCTTCGCCGTACGCCTCGCCGATAAGGCCGTCGTGTTCGCGAGCAGCGACGATGGCTGGGCATCGGCTTTCGACCTCGCGGCGAGCGGTGCCGTGACCACGATCGTCGATCCGCGCGACGCTGTGGCCCCCGAATTAATGACGAAGGCTGGCAAACTCGGTATTCGCAGGATCGAAGGGCATGTCGTCGGCAGCGAAGGCGGGCGGCACGGCGTGCGCGCGGCGATCGTCGAAACGGCGCAAGGCCGCGAAGCGCTCGCGGCCGATCTGATCGCCGTCGCGGGCGGGGTCAATCCCGCAATCGGCATCGCGACGCATTTGGGCGACAAGCCGGTCTGGTCGCCGGCGAAATCGGCGTTCCTCGCCGCCGAGAATAATCGCGTCGGCGTTGCGGTGGGCGCCGCGTCGGGCAAATTCACGTTGGGCGAAGCGTTGCGCGACGGTCATGCGGCGGGCGTCGCGGCGGCGGCGGCGCTCGGTTTCGCCAAAGCGTCGGACGATCCGCCGCAGGCCGATGACGAAGCGTCCGGCGTGACAGCGTTCTGGCATGTCGGTGCGTCGGCGAAGGCGTTCGTCGATTTCCAGCACGACGTGACCGTCGCGGATATCGAATTGGCGCATCGCGAAGGTTATCGCGCGCCCGAACACGCCAAGCGCTACACCACGCTGGGTATGGCGACCGATCAGGGCAAGACTTCCGGCGTGATCGGCCACGCGATCCTGGCGCGATTGTCGGGGCAGGGCGAGGGGCCGGTGGGC encodes:
- a CDS encoding sarcosine oxidase subunit beta family protein — translated: MKFSALSLLRHALTGNREWTPHWRDAAPKPGYDVVIVGGGGHGLATAYYLAREFGIRNVALLEKGWIGGGNVGRNTTIVRSNYLLPGNIPFYETSLKLWEGLEQALNFNAMVSQRGVLNLYHSDAQRDAYARRGNAMRLEGVDAELLDADAVAKLVPQLDFDNARFPIKGGLLQPRGGTVRHDAVAWGFARAASDLGVDIIQNCEVTAIERDASGRAIAVQTARGRIGAAKIGLAVAGNSSRVAALAGLRLPIESHVLQAFVSEGVKPLIDGVITFGAGHFYVSQSDKGGLVFGGDIDGYNSYAQRGNLPVVEDVCEGGMAILPMIGRLRLLRSWGGIMDMSMDGSPIIDRTPIDGLYLNAGWCYGGFKATPASGLCFAHLIARDTPHPVASAYRLDRFATGAVIDEKGQGAQPNLH
- a CDS encoding sarcosine oxidase subunit delta; this translates as MRIPCPYCGERDAREFSYLGDASVARPATDDAAAYHEYVNLRANPAGPHREFWYHASGCRSWLVVTRDTRTHRIEGAELVR
- a CDS encoding sarcosine oxidase subunit alpha family protein, with protein sequence MMRRLDQGGVIDRADARRFTFDGRSYAGVAGDTLASALLANGVKLVGRSFKYHRPRGVFTAGPEEPNALVELRSGARREPNTKTTTVELYDGLDAASQNRWPSLDWDIRAAHRYLSPLLSAGFYYKTFMWPASFWEKLYEPLIRRAAGLGRASGEADPDTYEASAAFADVLVIGAGPAGISAALAAARAGARVILCDDDFRLGGRLLSEKHVVNERDALDWANDAIDELQAMPEVRIFRRTQVFGAYDGGEFGALERVADHLPVPPLHTPRQRYWRFIVKRAVIATGAIERPIAFADNDRPGIMLASAARSYVNRFAVRLADKAVVFASSDDGWASAFDLAASGAVTTIVDPRDAVAPELMTKAGKLGIRRIEGHVVGSEGGRHGVRAAIVETAQGREALAADLIAVAGGVNPAIGIATHLGDKPVWSPAKSAFLAAENNRVGVAVGAASGKFTLGEALRDGHAAGVAAAAALGFAKASDDPPQADDEASGVTAFWHVGASAKAFVDFQHDVTVADIELAHREGYRAPEHAKRYTTLGMATDQGKTSGVIGHAILARLSGQGEGPVGTPAARSPNSPVAIGALAGPHRGKHFRPYRHLAGHRWAVDHGAVMVETGQWLRPQYFPLPGETDWLESVTREARAVRASVGVCDVSTLGKIDVQGPDAGAFLDFVYANTFSTLPVGRTRYGLMLREDGFVFDDGTAARLAAEHFIVSTTTANAARAMQHLEFCHQVLRPDLRVTLASVTEAWSQYAVAGPKSRALLQDLLGDAFDLSDAAFPYLACAETKLGAATIRLFRVSFSGELAYEIAAPAQYGASLLDALMKSGATPYGTEALGVLRVEKGHVAGNEISGQTTAGDLGLGKMLSAKKDYIGRTMAKRPALIAADRPTLVGLKPVDATQRLRAGAHFLALGAPATTANDEGYVTSAIYSPHVESWIGLGLLKGGTSRIGQRVRVYDPVRGGDLVVEIVSPVFTDPAGERVRG